The Pseudonocardia sp. EC080619-01 genome segment GGTCTCCGGGTAGCGACCCGTGCGCTCCAGCGGGATGACGTCGCCGTCCGCTAGCCGGCCCTCGGGAGCGGCGCCGTCCGGTGGAGCCAGCTCGAGATACTCCGCGCCCAGCAGACTCTTCTGCGCCACACGGGCAACGGCGTTGGCCGGAAGTGCAGCGGTCTGGTCCAGGCCGACGGTCAGCACCGCCTTCCAGTCGGACACGTCGGTCTTGACCACGGAGCCGACCGGCACGTCGGCCACCATCACCTCGGCGTTCGGGACGAGGTTCGCGACCTGCTCCATCTCGACGGTCACCTGGTACGAGCCGTCTCCGACACCCGGACGCAACGGTAGCGGCAGCTCACCAAGGCTCGAGAACCCGCAGGCACTCGTCCCGAGCGCGGCCACGGTGAGCACGGCGGCCGCTCGGGCGGCACGACTGGCGCGTCGCAACATCAGTTACCTCCGAGCGGGGGGAGCGACGGAAGCGCAGGCTGCGAGGGATCGCCGTACTGCAGCGGGTTGACCCCGACCGGCGGTGAATCGACACGAGCCAGATCGAGCAGCGGTCCCAGTCCGGCACGGCAGGCATACGCGGCCGACGGGTCGGCCTCGCCGGACGGGGCGACCGCCGCTGCTGCGTCGCAGACGAACGCCGACGGGCTGCGCAGGTTGGTCACCGCGACGTTGGCCGTGACCGCGCCGGTCTTCTCGTCGATGAAGTTGGCGAAGTTCGACGCCAGGAACGGCGCCTTCTGCAGCACGTCGGCCAACGCCTGACGGTTCTGCGAGACGTTGCGGACCACGTCGTCGGCCTTGCGCAGGTCCTCGGTCAAGGCATCACGGTTCTCGGCGACGAACTGCTGCACCAGCGGGGCCACCCTGTCCAGGCTCTCGAGCACATTGGCCAGCGCGTCCCGATTGTCGGCAAGGATCCCGGACACGTCGGCGAGCTGACTCTGGAAGCGCTGGACCTGGGCGTCTGCGTCCTTGAGTGCTGTCACGAACGTCTGCAGATTGCGAACGGTGGCGAACAGGTCCTCGCGGCCGTTGGCCAGTGTCGCGGCGGCATCCGACAGCTTCTTGATCGTGTCCCGGATCATCGGGCCCTGCCCCTGCAGGTTCGCCGACGTCGTGTCGAGAAGTCGGTTGAGTGCCCCCTCAGTCTCCGCAGACTTCGGCGCCAACGCCTCGGCGAGCCCGGCGACCTCGGTCTTGATCCGGTCGAACTCGACCGGCGCGACCGTACGGTCACGGGGAATCTCGGCGTCGTCGGCCAGCTGCGGGCCGCTGTCATAGGGCGGTCCGACCTGAACGTAGCGGACCCCGACCAGCGTCGGCGAGATGATCGCCGCAGTGGCGTCAGCCGGCAGGGCGACGTCGGCGTCGTAGGTCATGACCACCTTGACCGAGTCCGGCCTCGGCTCGACCGACTCGACCGACCCCACCTGGACTCCGAGTACTCGCACCTCGTCACGCGGGTAGAGGTTGACGGTCTGGTCGAAGTAGGCGGTCACCGTCCGTGTCCCGGAGCCGAGCAAGGCCCACGCCGCGGCACCGGCCGCGACCAACACGACCACGACGAGCAGTACCGCGCGGTAGCGGGTGGAAGCAGCCATCAGTTCTCATCCCCCTGCGGAGTGCCCTGGGTTCCCGGCAGCGCCGGTGACACCGGCGTGAGCTGGTCGAGCACCGAAGGCAAGTTCTGCTGCGCAAGGTTGGTCGGGGCAAGGTTCGGCACGAGCGCGAAGAACCACGGCCCGCTGGAGATCGCCTCGCCGAGACTGCCGGCGTAGGTGTCGAGTCCGGTGATGGCCGCAGCGAGGTTCTTGTCATTGGCACGGAGAAGGTCGAGAGTCTTCTCCAGCTCCTCGAGCATGGGACGCAGCTGTTCCTGGTTGTCCTGAACGAGGCCTTCGAGCTGCTGGACTGCTCCGGTCACGTTCAGCAGCAGCGACCGGATCACATCGCGCCGCGCGCGGAGTTCCTCCAGCAACAGGTTCCCGTCTGAGACGAGCGTGGTGATGTCGGCACTCCGGTCGGCCAGCACGCCCGACACGCTCGCGGTACGGGTAAGAAGCTGCTGCAGCTCCGCATCGCGGGAGCCGATGGTCTGCGACAGCCGGCCGACACCCTCGAGTGCCGACCGGAGCTCCGGCGGAGTATCGGCGAACGTGTCGGCGACCGTATTGAACGAATCGGCGACCCTACCCACGTCGAGTTCCTCGGTCTTACGAGTCAGAGTGTCGAGCAGCTGCTGGACGTCGTAAGGCGACGAAGTGCGCTCCAGTGGAATCTGCGCTCCGTTCGACAGCTCTCCGGGACCGGAAGGAAGAACCTCCAGGAACTTCGCTCCGAGGACTGTCGCTGTCTTGATCGACGCCCCCGTCGTCTCCCCGAGAGTGCTCCCATCGAACACGGTGAACGAGACGTCGACGGCCTTGCCTGCGAGTCCGACCGAATCGACCTTTCCGACGACGACGCCAGCGAGGCGCACCTCGTCGCCGGATTTGAGGCCGGCGGCCTCGGAGAACTGCGCCGAGTACGAACCCGACGTCAGCTGGCGGTACAGGAATCCGGAGTTCAGCGCGGTACCGGTCGCGACCACCGCGATCACGATCGCGATGACTCCGATCTTGAGGAGATTCATCTCCTCAAAGCGGCGGCGGGTCAGAATTGGCATCGAGCCTCCTGACTCGCGATGGTGTCGGTCATGATCGGCGGCCCAGCACCGGGGTCGAGCCGGATCTGCACGCC includes the following:
- a CDS encoding MCE family protein, with amino-acid sequence MAASTRYRAVLLVVVVLVAAGAAAWALLGSGTRTVTAYFDQTVNLYPRDEVRVLGVQVGSVESVEPRPDSVKVVMTYDADVALPADATAAIISPTLVGVRYVQVGPPYDSGPQLADDAEIPRDRTVAPVEFDRIKTEVAGLAEALAPKSAETEGALNRLLDTTSANLQGQGPMIRDTIKKLSDAAATLANGREDLFATVRNLQTFVTALKDADAQVQRFQSQLADVSGILADNRDALANVLESLDRVAPLVQQFVAENRDALTEDLRKADDVVRNVSQNRQALADVLQKAPFLASNFANFIDEKTGAVTANVAVTNLRSPSAFVCDAAAAVAPSGEADPSAAYACRAGLGPLLDLARVDSPPVGVNPLQYGDPSQPALPSLPPLGGN
- a CDS encoding MCE family protein, with the translated sequence MPILTRRRFEEMNLLKIGVIAIVIAVVATGTALNSGFLYRQLTSGSYSAQFSEAAGLKSGDEVRLAGVVVGKVDSVGLAGKAVDVSFTVFDGSTLGETTGASIKTATVLGAKFLEVLPSGPGELSNGAQIPLERTSSPYDVQQLLDTLTRKTEELDVGRVADSFNTVADTFADTPPELRSALEGVGRLSQTIGSRDAELQQLLTRTASVSGVLADRSADITTLVSDGNLLLEELRARRDVIRSLLLNVTGAVQQLEGLVQDNQEQLRPMLEELEKTLDLLRANDKNLAAAITGLDTYAGSLGEAISSGPWFFALVPNLAPTNLAQQNLPSVLDQLTPVSPALPGTQGTPQGDEN